From a single Brassica napus cultivar Da-Ae chromosome C9, Da-Ae, whole genome shotgun sequence genomic region:
- the LOC106439491 gene encoding heptahelical transmembrane protein 1-like, translated as MEQDDQKEPETVSCGNSKCKSKIAPGDDHDGDESSGAKKRKKKKKKKPQKTRKRRELMSFSELPEYMKDNEYILNYYRAEWSIRDAFFSVFSFHNESLNVWTHLLGFILFVGLTVANIMHHDKFFPVDAVNPGNAARWPFFFFLGGSMFCLLSSSICHLFCCHSHNLNIFLLRIDYAGITAMIITSFFPPIYYIFQCTPRWYFIYLAAITSMGIFTIITLFTPSLSSPKYRGFRALLFASMGLFGIVPAIHALVVNWGNPQRNVTLLYELGVAVFYLVGTGFFVGRVPERLKPGWFDRVGHSHQIFHVFVLLGALSHYAAALLFLDWRDHVGC; from the exons ATGGAACAAGATGATCAGAAAGAACCAGAAACGGTGTCATGCGGCAACAGCAAGTGCAAGAGCAAGATTGCTCCCGGAGATGATCACGATGGAGACGAAAGCAGCGGTgctaagaaaagaaagaagaagaagaagaagaagccgcaAAAGACAAGAAAACGACGAGAGCTAATGTCGTTTAGTGAGCTTCCGGAGTACATGAAGGATAACgaatatatattgaattattaCAGAGCTGAATGGTCTATTAGAGATGCTTTCTTCAGCGTCTTCAGTTTCCATAATGAGTCCCTCAACGTTTGGAC GCATTTACTTGGTTTCATCTTATTTGTGGGACTAACCGTCGCCAACATTATGCATCACGATAAATTCTTCCCCGTG GATGCAGTGAATCCAGGGAATGCAGCAAGATggccattcttcttcttcttaggagGCTCAATGTTCTGCCTACTCTCGAGTAGCATTTGCCACCTCTTCTGCTGCCACTCCCATAACCTTAACATCTTCCTCCTCCGCATAGACTATGCCGGTATCACCGCCATGATCATCACTTCTTTCTTCCCACCAATCTACTACATCTTCCAATGCACTCCTCGTTGGTACTTTATCTACCTCGCGGCCATCACCTCTATGGGAATCTTCACGATCATCACACTCTTCACTCCATCACTTTCCTCTCCCAAGTACCGAGGTTTCCGGGCTTTGCTCTTTGCCTCCATGGGGCTCTTCGGGATCGTGCCAGCTATCCATGCGCTTGTGGTCAACTGGGGAAACCCGCAAAGGAACGTGACGCTCTTGTACGAGCTGGGTGTGGCAGTGTTTTATCTTGTTGGGACAGGGTTCTTCGTGGGTAGAGTGCCTGAGAGGCTTAAACCGGGTTGGTTTGATCGTGTGGGGCATAGTCATCAGATCTTccatgtgtttgttttgttgggTGCTTTGTCTCACTATGCAGCTGCTCTCTTGTTCTTGGACTGGCGTGACCATGTTGGTTGTTAA